In Erigeron canadensis isolate Cc75 chromosome 1, C_canadensis_v1, whole genome shotgun sequence, a single window of DNA contains:
- the LOC122585145 gene encoding uncharacterized protein LOC122585145, translating into MKQRQDQSMVDTTSNNHHAIDEEDHVAINYMVGGVVAIHSQVKKIKQELEKTMHPAALEHPEMTSVLREFSRQPKRSRSPLGITNRPISVGN; encoded by the coding sequence ATGAAGCAAAGACAAGACCAATCCATGGTTGACACAACCTCCAACAACCACCATGCCATAGATGAAGAAGATCATGTTGCAATCAATTATATGGTGGGTGGTGTTGTGGCTATACATAGCCAAGtcaagaaaattaaacaagagtTGGAGAAAACCATGCATCCGGCTGCTCTTGAGCACCCGGAGATGACATCTGTTTTACGAGAATTCTCAAGGCAGCCGAAGCGCTCTCGCTCGCCCTTGGGAATTACCAACCGACCTATCTCGGTTGGTAATTAA
- the LOC122592682 gene encoding probable calcium-binding protein CML25: MSLRKFFSRKTKKPGKDNTTETTNTTPPTTSHPLGIKDELEHVFKKFDVNKDGKISSTELGLIMGSLGQKHSEEELKRMIKEVDVDGDGFIDLQEFIEMNTRDVDSNALLESLKEAFLVFDVDKNGSITADELKKVLRSLGEQCSIDECRKMIAGVDQDGDGMISFDEFKVMMMKESNQN, translated from the coding sequence ATGAGTTTAAGAAAATTTTTCAGCCGAAAAACAAAGAAGCCCGGTAAAGATAACACCACGGAAACCACGAACACTACGCCCCCAACGACATCCCATCCTTTAGGAATCAAAGATGAACTAGAACATGTGTTCAAAAAATTCGATGTCAATAAAGATGGCAAGATTTCATCAACCGAACTCGGATTAATTATGGGAAGCCTTGGCCAAAAGCATAGTGAAGAAGAGTTAAAAAGAATGATTAAGGAAGTGGACGTGGATGGAGACGGTTTTATTGATTTGCAAGAGTTTATTGAGATGAACACAAGAGACGTCGATTCTAATGCCTTGTTGGAGAGTTTAAAAGAGgcgtttttggtttttgatgtTGATAAAAACGGGTCTATAACCGCGGACGAGTTAAAGAAAGTGTTGAGGAGCTTAGGTGAACAATGTAGTATCGATGAATGTCGAAAGATGATTGCTGGTGTTGATCAAGATGGTGATGGGATGATTAGTTTTGATGAGTTTaaggtgatgatgatgaaagaaTCGAATCAAAATTAG
- the LOC122585147 gene encoding actin-histidine N-methyltransferase isoform X1, translating into MLITTKTHHFTLLNNPTIIPSFHRRLTCSAAAGAPRLVSNPPDLIKWVKKEGGFVHPFVRIADSGPFGLGLIASEEIPKGSELIALPEHIPLRFPVTESDNGDGSYSSLVNLSRHVPEELWAMKLGLKLLQERAKTGSFWWPYISNLPETFTVPIFYPGEDIKSLQYAPLLHQVNKRCRFLLDFDKAVRREVEDVNLQDHPFGGRDVDASSLGWAMSAVSTRAFRLHGIQNGNHGDIPMMLPLIDMCNHSFNPNAEIVQEQSSGDPKMLVKVIAGMNIKERDHMTLNYGCLSNDLFLLDYGFVVPSNPYDCIELKYDGGLFDAASMAAGVSNPNFSSPAPWQQQILSKLNLEGEQAHLKVTLGGPEVVEGRLLAALRALLADDVETVQKHDLDTLKSLSIKAPLGLSNETAALRTLIALCVIALNHFPTKIMEDELLLKEGISTSTELALQFRIQKKSLIIDVMRDLTKRVKLLSSSESLAS; encoded by the exons ATGTTAATCACTACAAAAACCCACCATTTCACTCTATTAAACAACCCAACCATCATTCCATCTTTCCACCGCCGGCTAACCTGCTCCGCCGCCGCCGGTGCTCCACGGCTAGTTTCAAACCCACCTGACCtgatcaaatgggtcaaaaaagaAGGTGGATTCGTACACCCTTTTGTTCGAATTGCAGATTCCGGCCCATTTGGGCTTGGATTGATAGCTTCTGAAGAAATCCCTAAAGGGTCGGAGCTCATTGCCCTGCCGGAGCACATTCCGTTGCGGTTTCCGGTGACTGAATCTGATAATGGTGATGGGTCTTATTCCAGTTTGGTTAATCTTTCTCGCCATGTCCCTG AGGAGCTATGGGCTATGAAGTTGGGATTAAAACTTCTTCAAGAAAGAGCAAAAACAGGCTCCTTTTGGTGGCCATATATCAGCAATCTCCCTGAAACTTTTACGGTTCCCATTTTCTACCCAGGGGAGGATATAAAGAGCTTACAGTATGCCCCTCTTCTTCACCAG GTGAATAAGAGATGCCGTTTCCTGCTTGACTTTGATAAAGCAGTGAGACGTGAAGTTGAAGATGTGAATTTACAAGATCATCCTTTTGGAGGCCGGGATGTTGATGCATCTTCATTGGGGTGGGCTATGTCCGCTGTTTCTACTAGAGCTTTCCGTTTACATGGGATTCAGAATGGAAACCATGGTGATATTCCGATGATGCTTCCTCTTATTGATATGTGCAATCATAGCTTCAACCCCAATGCGGAAATCGTTCAGGAACAAAGTTCAGGAGATCCAAAGATGCTAGTAAAG GTTATTGCGGGGATGAATATCAAGGAGCGTGATCATATGACTCTTAACTACGGGTGCTTGAGCAATGATCTTTTTCTACTAGATTATGGTTTTGTGGTGCCATCAAATCCGTATGATTGTATTGAACTCAAGTATGATGGAGGTCTTTTTGATGCTGCAAGCATGGCAGCTGGGGtttcaaaccctaatttttcttCACCCGCTCCTTGGCAACAACAAATTCTATCAAAATTGAATTTAGAAGGAGAACAAGCTCATCTCAAG gTGACTCTAGGAGGACCCGAAGTAGTAGAAGGTCGGTTATTGGCTGCCTTGAGAGCACTCCTAGCAGACGATGTCGAAACAGTACAAAAGCATGATCTAGATACACTCAAATCACTATCCATTAAGGCTCCGCTTGGATTATCAAATGAAACAGCTGCTCTTCGTACACTTATTgcattatgtgtgatagcactCAACCATTTTCCCACCAAGATAATGGAAGATGAATTGCTACTTAAAGAGGGCATTTCTACCTCAACCGAGTTGGCTTTACAGTTTAGAATCCAAAAGAAATCACTCATAATTGATGTTATGAGAGATCTTACTAAGAGAGTGAAGTTACTTTCTTCAAGTGAATCTCTTGCTTCTTAA
- the LOC122592691 gene encoding ankyrin repeat-containing protein At2g01680 yields QTLKTHTQTHYQKTSFFFLSRIRKIIMDSVPSFKSSLRFISHQSFFTAVRSNDLESVKLIINEETDKDLVNGLMGMQNDAGETAFYIAAQNNFQDIFCYLMKFCDEIEVLKLRSKSDFDAFHIAAAQGHLGIVKELLKLWPELCKVCDVKNTSPLYTAAVKDHLDVVNAILDADPTCIRIVRKNGKTALHTAARYGKTSMVKTLIDRDPGIVSIKDKKGQTALHMAVKGQSTDVVDDLLNADHSILNERDKKGSTAIHIATRKGRSQIVSLLLSFTSISVNVINFQQETAMDIADKLNYGTAKLEIMEALGEVGAKHARDVGRIDEQMELKRTVSDIRHEVHSQLLQNEKTQKRVSGIAKELQKIHREAVQNTINSLTVIAVLFASIAFLAIFNLPGQYKNTGKEAGEADIAHTPAFRAFCLFNATSLFISLAVVVVQITLVAWDTSAQRQIVSVVNKLMWAAAISTCGAFCSIAFVVVGKRNSWMAITITVVGVPILLGTLVTLSYHVLRQHGYLGGSDSQRKIRRGSGSRSFSLSYSANISDDESDHEKIYAL; encoded by the exons CAAacactaaaaacacacacacaaacacattatcaaaaaacttcatttttttttctttctagaaTTAGAAAGATTATAATGGATTCAGTCCCATCTTTTAAATCATCACTAAGATTTATATCACACCAATCTTTTTTTACAGCCGTCCGATCAAATGATCTTGAATCAGTTAAATTGATAATAAATGAAGAAACTGATAAAGATTTGGTAAATGGTTTAATGGGTATGCAAAATGATGCCGGTGAGACTGCTTTTTATATTGCAGCTCAGAATAATTTTCAAGATATTTTTTGTTACTTGATGAAGTTTTGTGACGAAATTGAAGTCTTGAAACTAAGGTCTAAATCAGATTTTGATGCTTTCCATATTGCTGCTGCTCAAGGTCATTTAG GAATTGTGAAGGAACTTCTGAAATTATGGCCAGAGCTTTGTAAAGTATGTGACGTGAAAAACACTAGCCCGTTGTATACAGCAGCTGTGAAGGATCATCTGGATGTTGTGAATGCCATTTTAGATGCAGATCCTACTTGCATAAGGATAGTGAGGAAGAATGGGAAAACTGCATTGCATACCGCGGCTAGATATGGCAAAACAAGCATGGTAAAAACACTAATTGACAGAGATCCAGGAATTGTAtctattaaagataaaaagggTCAGACTGCACTTCATATGGCTGTAAAAGGGCAGAGTACTGATGTTGTGGATGATTTGTTAAACGCTGATCACTCCATTTTAAACGAACGTGACAAGAAGGGTAGCACCGCTATTCATATTGCTACTAGAAAAGGACGATCACag ATTGTAAGCTTGTTGTTGAGCTTCACCTCAATCAGTGTTAATGTAATCAACTTTCAACAAGAAACCGCTATGGATATAGCCGATAAGCTTAATTACGGGACTGCAAAGTTAGAAATCATGGAAGCTCTTGGTGAAGTCGGTGCCAAACATGCACGAGATGTTGGTAGAATTGATGAACAGATGGAACTGAAACGAACCGTTAGTGACATCAGACATGAAGTCCATTCACAACTTTTACAAAACGAAAAAACCCAAAAACGTGTTTCTGGTATCGCTAAAGAGCTTCAAAAGATCCACCGGGAAGCTGTTCAAAATACCATTAACTCGTTAACTGTTATAGCAGTTTTATTCGCGTCCATAGCTTTCTTAGCTATTTTTAATCTTCCCGGGCAGTATAAAAATACAGGTAAAGAAGCAGGTGAAGCTGACATTGCTCACACACCTGCTTTTCGAGCTTTTTGTTTGTTCAATGCCACATCACTCTTTATATCATTAGCGGTAGTGGTGGTTCAAATTACATTGGTGGCATGGGACACGAGTGCCCAGAGACAGATTGTTTCTGTTGTGAATAAGTTAATGTGGGCGGCTGCTATTAGCACTTGTGGGGCGTTTTGTTCCATTGCGTTTGTGGTGGTCGGGAAAAGAAATTCATGGATGGCTATCACGATTACTGTTGTTGGTGTTCCGATTCTTCTTGGGACACTTGTTACTCTGTCTTATCATGTTTTGAGGCAACATGGGTACTTGGGGGGGAGTGATTCTCAGAGAAAGATAAGGAGGGGAAGTGGAAGTAGGTCTTTCTCATTGTCGTATTCTGCCAACATATCGGATGATGAATCAGACCACGAAAAGATATACGCCCTGTGA
- the LOC122585147 gene encoding actin-histidine N-methyltransferase isoform X2, whose translation MVMGLIPVWLIFLAMSLLLAEELWAMKLGLKLLQERAKTGSFWWPYISNLPETFTVPIFYPGEDIKSLQYAPLLHQVNKRCRFLLDFDKAVRREVEDVNLQDHPFGGRDVDASSLGWAMSAVSTRAFRLHGIQNGNHGDIPMMLPLIDMCNHSFNPNAEIVQEQSSGDPKMLVKVIAGMNIKERDHMTLNYGCLSNDLFLLDYGFVVPSNPYDCIELKYDGGLFDAASMAAGVSNPNFSSPAPWQQQILSKLNLEGEQAHLKVTLGGPEVVEGRLLAALRALLADDVETVQKHDLDTLKSLSIKAPLGLSNETAALRTLIALCVIALNHFPTKIMEDELLLKEGISTSTELALQFRIQKKSLIIDVMRDLTKRVKLLSSSESLAS comes from the exons ATGGTGATGGGTCTTATTCCAGTTTGGTTAATCTTTCTCGCCATGTCCCTG CTTTTGGCAGAGGAGCTATGGGCTATGAAGTTGGGATTAAAACTTCTTCAAGAAAGAGCAAAAACAGGCTCCTTTTGGTGGCCATATATCAGCAATCTCCCTGAAACTTTTACGGTTCCCATTTTCTACCCAGGGGAGGATATAAAGAGCTTACAGTATGCCCCTCTTCTTCACCAG GTGAATAAGAGATGCCGTTTCCTGCTTGACTTTGATAAAGCAGTGAGACGTGAAGTTGAAGATGTGAATTTACAAGATCATCCTTTTGGAGGCCGGGATGTTGATGCATCTTCATTGGGGTGGGCTATGTCCGCTGTTTCTACTAGAGCTTTCCGTTTACATGGGATTCAGAATGGAAACCATGGTGATATTCCGATGATGCTTCCTCTTATTGATATGTGCAATCATAGCTTCAACCCCAATGCGGAAATCGTTCAGGAACAAAGTTCAGGAGATCCAAAGATGCTAGTAAAG GTTATTGCGGGGATGAATATCAAGGAGCGTGATCATATGACTCTTAACTACGGGTGCTTGAGCAATGATCTTTTTCTACTAGATTATGGTTTTGTGGTGCCATCAAATCCGTATGATTGTATTGAACTCAAGTATGATGGAGGTCTTTTTGATGCTGCAAGCATGGCAGCTGGGGtttcaaaccctaatttttcttCACCCGCTCCTTGGCAACAACAAATTCTATCAAAATTGAATTTAGAAGGAGAACAAGCTCATCTCAAG gTGACTCTAGGAGGACCCGAAGTAGTAGAAGGTCGGTTATTGGCTGCCTTGAGAGCACTCCTAGCAGACGATGTCGAAACAGTACAAAAGCATGATCTAGATACACTCAAATCACTATCCATTAAGGCTCCGCTTGGATTATCAAATGAAACAGCTGCTCTTCGTACACTTATTgcattatgtgtgatagcactCAACCATTTTCCCACCAAGATAATGGAAGATGAATTGCTACTTAAAGAGGGCATTTCTACCTCAACCGAGTTGGCTTTACAGTTTAGAATCCAAAAGAAATCACTCATAATTGATGTTATGAGAGATCTTACTAAGAGAGTGAAGTTACTTTCTTCAAGTGAATCTCTTGCTTCTTAA
- the LOC122583672 gene encoding protein VAC14 homolog has product MSDGFTVIPAAVLRNLSDKLYEKRKNAALEVEGIVKQLTVPGDHDKVNAVINLLTHEFTYSPQANHRKGGLIGLAAATVGLSSEAAQHLEQIVPPVINSFSDQDSRVRYYACEALYNIAKVVRGDFIVFFNQIFDALCKLSADSDPNVQSAAHLLDRLVKDIVTESDQFSIEEFIPLLRERMNVLNPYVRQFLVGWITVLDSVPDIDMLGFLPDFLDGLFNMLSDSSHEIRQQADSALSEFLQEIKNSPSVDYGRMAEILVQRASSPDEFTRWTAITWINEFVKLGGDQLVPYYADILGAILPCIADKEEKIRVVARETNDELLAIKADPAEGFDVGAILSIVKKQLSSEHEATRIEALNWISTLLNRHRTEVLSFLNDIFDTLLKVLSDPSDQVVLLVLEVHACIAEDQYNFRQLVIFLVHKFRTDGVLLEKRGALIIRRLCVLIDAERVYRELSTILEGEADLDFASTMVQALNLILLTSSELSDLRNLLKHSLVNTAGKDLFLSLYASWAHSSMAIISLCLLAQAYQHASSVIQSLTEEDINVRFLVQLDKLIHLLETPIFAYLRLQLLEPGRYIWLLKALYGLLMLLPQQSAAFKILRTRLKTVPAYSFDKEQLKRTSSGMHFSDDGNMNDDSKNMHNGINFASWLQRFEQMQQQHRVHFKSQAHNSSTSSKVKEVQKPEEFRGPPVPELSRPPSRLSRKGPGQLQL; this is encoded by the exons ATGTCGGACGGATTTACGGTAATTCCGGCGGCCGTACTTCGGAATTTATCCGATAAGTTATATGAGAAACGTAAAAACGCTGCACTTgag GTTGAAGGAATTGTGAAGCAATTAACAGTTCCTGGAGATCATGATAAAGTTAATgcggttattaatttattaactcATGAGTTTACTTATTCTCCTCAAGCTAATCATCGaaaa GGAGGGTTGATTGGACTGGCAGCAGCTACTGTTGGTTTGAGCTCTGAAGCCGCACAACATCTCGAG CAAATTGTGCCACCGGTCATCAACTCTTTCTCTGATCAAGATAGCAGAGTTCGGTATTATGCTTGTGAAGCCTTATACAACATTGCAAAG GTTGTCAGAGGAGACTTCATTGTGTTTTTCAACCAGATATTTGATGCTTTATGTAAGCTTTCAGCAGACTCGGATCCCAATGTACAAAGTGCAGCTCACCTTTTAGATAGACTTGTGAAG GACATTGTGACAGAGAGTGATCAGTTCAG CATTGAAGAATTTATACCTTTGTTGAGAGAGCGAATGAACGTGCTAAATCCATATGTCCGACAATTTTTGGTGGGATGGATCACGGTGTTGGACAGTGTTCCAGACATAGATATGCTTGGCTTTCTTCCTGATTTTCTAGATG gtttatttaatatgttaagTGATTCCAGCCATGAAATTCGGCAGCAAGCTGACTCAGCACTCTCGGAGTTTCTTCAGGAGATCAAGAACTCTCCA TCTGTAGATTATGGTCGCATGGCAGAAATACTTGTGCAGAGAGCGTCATCCCCTGATGAATTCACTCGATGGACTGCGATCACTTGG ATAAACGAGTTTGTTAAACTTGGTGGTGATCAGCTTGTTCCTTATTATGCGGATATATTGGGAGCTATCTTGCCTTGCATAGCTGATAAAGAAGAGAAGATACGAGTC GTAGCCCGCGAAACAAATGATGAGCTGCTTGCAATCAAGGCTGATCCTGCTGAAGGATTTGATGTTGGAGCAATCCTTTCCATCGTAAAGAA GCAGTTATCTAGTGAACATGAGGCCACTCGGATTGAAGCGCTGAATTGGATTTCAACCCTTCTAAATAGACATCGGACGGAG GTCCTGTCTTTTCTGAATGATATTTTTGACACGCTTCTGAAAGTACTGTCAGATCCCTCTGATCAG GTAGTACTTCTGGTGCTGGAGGTGCATGCTTGCATAGCAGAGGATCAATATAACTTTCGTCAACTTGTTATTTTCTTGGTTCATAAATTCAGGACGGATGGCGTACTCCTAGAAAA GCGCGGTGCTTTGATAATCCGCCGGCTTTGTGTGCTTATCGATGCTGAAAGAGTTTACAGGGAACTGTCTACGATTCTGGAGGGGGAAGCCGATCTTGACTTTGCATCTACTATggttcag gctttgaatttgattctgcTAACTTCTTCCGAGTTATCTGACCTAAGAAACCTTTTAAAGCATTCACTGGTGAATACTGCTGGAAAGGACTTATTTCTTTCACTATATGCCTCATGGGCTCATTCATCAATGGCCATAATAAGTCTATGCTTATTGGCACAG GCTTATCAGCATGCAAGTTCTGTTATTCAATCCCTAACCGAGGAAGATATTAACGTCAGATTTCTGGTTCAGCTGGATAAACTGATACACTTGTTGGAGACTCCAATTTTTGCTTATCTTAGGTTGCAG CTTCTTGAACCCGGGAGATATATATGGTTGCTAAAAGCCTTATATGGTCTTCTTATGCTCCTTCCCCAG CAAAGTGCAGCCTTTAAGATCTTAAGGACTCGTTTGAAGACGGTCCCGGCGTATTCCTTTGACAAGGAGCAACTTAAACGTACATCATCAGGGATGCATTTTTCTGATGATGGTAACATGAACGATGATTCTAAAAACATGCATAATGGAATAAATTTTGCATCTTGGCTTCAGCGATTTGAACAGATGCAGCAACAGCATCGTGTGCACTTCAAATCACAAGCACATAACAGTTCCACGTCCTCCAAG GTCAAGGAGGTTCAAAAGCCTGAAGAATTCAGGGGACCGCCTGTGCCTGAATTGAGCAGGCCTCCTTCAAGGTTATCTCGTAAAGGCCCTGGACAGTTGCAACTATGA